A window of the Parabacteroides merdae ATCC 43184 genome harbors these coding sequences:
- the yidD gene encoding membrane protein insertion efficiency factor YidD → MKRFFTFLLLLPVYFYKYCISPMTPASCRYTPTCSEYAVQALKKHGPVKGLYLAVKRILRCHPWGGSGYDPVP, encoded by the coding sequence ATAAAGCGTTTTTTTACTTTCCTTCTGTTGTTGCCGGTCTATTTTTATAAATATTGTATTTCTCCCATGACGCCGGCATCGTGCAGGTACACGCCTACTTGTTCCGAATATGCCGTGCAGGCTCTCAAAAAACATGGTCCGGTAAAGGGATTGTATTTAGCAGTCAAACGCATTCTTCGCTGCCATCCCTGGGGAGGAAGCGGATATGATCCTGTACCGTAA
- a CDS encoding YitT family protein has product MKPTLSMNSNHVMVRELKDYLMIALGMIFYGIGWTVFLLPNDLPSGAVPGIASIVYWGTGLPVQYTYFAINALLLLLSLKILGWKFSMKTVYAVFVLTFFLSVIQRLTSGLQLLHDQPFMACILGAIFCGSGIGFAFTANGSTGGTDIIAAIVNKYRDVSLGRMIMFCDMIIIASSYFVLHDLEKVVYGYVTLFVTGYMIDQVVNSSRQSVQFFIISSKYEEIGREINALHRGVTVIDGTGLYTGKQVKMMFVLAKKSQSNTIFQIINDIDPRAFVSQSAVIGVYGEGFDHFKVKKKTN; this is encoded by the coding sequence ATGAAACCAACATTGTCAATGAACTCTAACCATGTAATGGTCAGAGAATTAAAGGACTACCTGATGATCGCCTTAGGTATGATCTTTTATGGAATCGGGTGGACTGTTTTCCTGTTGCCAAACGATTTGCCTTCCGGGGCGGTTCCGGGTATTGCCTCTATTGTCTATTGGGGAACGGGCTTGCCTGTACAATACACTTATTTTGCCATTAATGCTTTGCTATTATTGCTCTCGCTGAAGATTTTGGGTTGGAAGTTCAGTATGAAGACGGTGTATGCCGTTTTCGTCCTGACGTTTTTCCTTTCCGTGATACAGCGTTTGACATCCGGGCTTCAATTGTTGCACGACCAACCGTTTATGGCTTGTATCCTGGGGGCTATCTTTTGCGGTAGCGGTATCGGTTTCGCTTTCACTGCGAACGGGAGTACGGGAGGTACGGATATTATTGCAGCGATTGTCAACAAATACAGGGATGTCAGCTTGGGGCGTATGATTATGTTCTGCGATATGATCATCATCGCGTCCAGCTATTTTGTGCTACACGATTTGGAGAAGGTTGTTTACGGGTATGTGACGCTGTTTGTCACAGGGTATATGATTGACCAGGTGGTTAACAGCTCTCGCCAGTCGGTCCAGTTCTTCATTATTTCCAGTAAATATGAGGAGATCGGTAGGGAGATTAATGCTTTGCATAGAGGTGTGACTGTGATCGACGGGACCGGGCTTTATACGGGAAAGCAAGTGAAAATGATGTTTGTCTTGGCAAAAAAGAGCCAGTCCAATACGATTTTCCAAATCATCAATGATATTGATCCGAGGGCTTTCGTTTCGCAAAGTGCCGTTATCGGTGTATACGGGGAAGGATTCGATCATTTCAAAGTGAAGAAGAAAACTAATTGA
- a CDS encoding DUF4271 domain-containing protein — MNIFEGYVGIRLWDGQLVDDVIFSLLLFLFIVFSFVFRTNFQLFVKMLKDAFLVKERQNLFDDVIGKSIFFFRNFMTFQVLFLSSIALIAVGRIYGFVNYAEWQAVLSAIGTVFCVLFLFYQFKQCCYYLLGSVFSDPDKYKLWKTSYNAIMGIWGVSLYVPVLWLVFVGTYVTIPIVMFCILYILCRFVIIYKTIRIFHKKSTGLLYISLYLCGQEILPLVFLYEGMVYLYNFIETSTLWH; from the coding sequence ATGAATATATTTGAAGGATATGTGGGCATTCGCTTATGGGACGGGCAGTTGGTGGATGATGTCATCTTCTCCCTGCTGTTATTCCTGTTTATTGTCTTTTCCTTTGTGTTCCGGACGAATTTCCAACTGTTTGTGAAGATGCTGAAAGATGCTTTTCTCGTGAAGGAAAGGCAGAATCTATTTGACGATGTAATAGGGAAGAGCATATTCTTTTTCCGCAATTTTATGACATTCCAAGTCTTGTTCCTTTCAAGTATCGCCCTGATTGCGGTCGGCAGGATATACGGATTTGTGAATTATGCGGAATGGCAGGCGGTTTTATCGGCGATCGGAACGGTTTTTTGTGTTTTATTCCTGTTTTATCAGTTTAAACAATGCTGTTATTACCTCCTGGGCAGCGTGTTTTCCGACCCAGATAAGTATAAGTTATGGAAGACGAGTTATAATGCTATTATGGGGATTTGGGGAGTATCTTTATACGTTCCGGTGTTGTGGTTGGTGTTTGTCGGGACATACGTAACTATACCGATAGTAATGTTTTGTATTCTCTATATTTTGTGTCGTTTTGTAATAATTTATAAGACAATACGGATATTTCACAAGAAAAGCACTGGTTTATTGTATATAAGTTTGTACCTTTGCGGCCAAGAAATTTTACCTCTGGTATTTTTGTACGAAGGTATGGTTTATTTGTATAACTTTATCGAGACAAGTACTCTATGGCATTGA
- a CDS encoding glycoside hydrolase family 43 protein has translation MKRIAIYPLLLLFALCGCKGKTGTSQAGNVFKPGEIWPDNNGVHINAHGGGMLQQGDTYYWFGEHKTEGEGGNVAQVGVHCYSSKDLYNWKDEGIALSVSDDESSPIVKGCILERPKVIFNKKTGRYVMWFHLEPKGAGYTGAKSGVAVSEKVTGPYKLLSADRPNAGFWPKNVLDIHKGPVPEESKKGFGGGGLPAHPDTLNLLGRDFESGQMARDMNLFVDDDGKAYHIYASEDNSTLHISELTDDYTACSGNYARFFVGRFMEAPAMFKKDGKYYLIMSGCTGWAPNPGRSAVASSIWGPWKELANPFVGADSETSFHSQSTYVLPVPGKPGQFIYMGDRWTPKNAIDGRYIWLPIRFEGEQPVIEWLDEWGIEN, from the coding sequence ATGAAACGAATTGCTATTTATCCTCTGCTGTTGCTCTTCGCTTTGTGCGGATGTAAAGGGAAAACCGGGACTTCACAGGCCGGGAATGTTTTTAAACCCGGTGAAATCTGGCCGGACAATAACGGCGTGCACATCAATGCTCATGGCGGCGGTATGTTGCAGCAGGGCGATACCTATTATTGGTTCGGCGAGCATAAGACAGAAGGCGAAGGGGGAAATGTAGCCCAGGTCGGCGTTCATTGCTATTCTTCCAAAGACTTATATAACTGGAAAGACGAAGGAATCGCTTTGTCTGTTTCGGATGACGAGTCGAGTCCGATCGTGAAAGGTTGCATTCTGGAGCGGCCAAAGGTGATTTTCAATAAAAAGACGGGTAGGTACGTGATGTGGTTCCATCTTGAACCGAAAGGCGCCGGTTATACGGGAGCCAAAAGCGGTGTGGCTGTCAGCGAAAAGGTTACAGGACCGTACAAGTTGTTGTCTGCCGATCGTCCGAACGCCGGTTTCTGGCCGAAGAATGTGTTGGATATCCATAAAGGTCCGGTTCCCGAAGAATCGAAGAAAGGTTTCGGTGGAGGTGGTCTGCCTGCCCATCCTGACACGTTGAACCTGCTGGGACGCGATTTTGAGAGCGGGCAGATGGCACGTGACATGAACCTGTTTGTCGACGACGATGGAAAGGCTTATCATATCTACGCTTCGGAGGATAACAGCACGTTGCATATTTCCGAGCTGACGGACGATTATACGGCTTGTTCCGGTAATTACGCCCGTTTCTTTGTCGGTCGTTTCATGGAAGCGCCTGCCATGTTCAAGAAAGACGGCAAGTATTATCTGATCATGTCCGGCTGCACCGGCTGGGCGCCGAATCCAGGCCGTTCCGCTGTCGCATCTTCTATCTGGGGGCCGTGGAAAGAGTTGGCGAATCCGTTTGTGGGAGCCGATTCGGAAACCTCTTTCCACTCGCAGAGCACTTATGTGCTGCCTGTTCCCGGCAAGCCCGGACAGTTCATCTACATGGGAGACCGCTGGACACCGAAGAACGCCATAGACGGCCGTTATATCTGGTTGCCTATCCGTTTCGAAGGCGAACAGCCGGTTATCGAGTGGCTGGACGAATGGGGAATTGAGAATTGA
- a CDS encoding uroporphyrinogen-III synthase, protein MNIKKLLVSQPKPASEKSPYFDIAEKYGVEIDFRPFIKVEPLSSKEFRQQKISILDHTAVVFTARTAIDHFFHLCEELRVAIPETMKYFCMTEAIAVYLQKYIVYRKRKIFFGQTGKLDDLVTVIGKHAKEKYLVPVSDVHKDDLLTMLEAKKISFTKAVMYRTVSNDFSKDEKFDYDMLVFFSPSGISSLLKNFPNFKQEDIKIGCFGPTTAKAVKEAGLRLDVEAPTPEAPSMTAALELYLKKEMGSNKKNGK, encoded by the coding sequence TTGAACATCAAAAAGTTGCTGGTATCACAACCGAAGCCTGCATCCGAGAAGTCCCCGTATTTCGACATTGCAGAGAAGTATGGAGTTGAGATTGACTTCCGTCCATTCATTAAAGTAGAACCTCTTTCATCTAAGGAGTTCAGACAGCAGAAAATTTCTATTTTGGATCATACGGCTGTTGTTTTCACGGCCCGTACGGCGATCGATCATTTCTTTCACCTGTGTGAGGAGCTGCGTGTTGCCATTCCCGAAACGATGAAGTATTTCTGTATGACTGAGGCCATTGCCGTATATTTGCAAAAATATATTGTGTATAGGAAGCGTAAGATCTTTTTTGGACAGACCGGAAAGCTGGATGATCTGGTTACAGTTATCGGCAAACATGCAAAAGAAAAATATCTTGTGCCCGTTTCCGACGTGCATAAAGATGATTTGTTAACTATGTTGGAAGCGAAAAAGATTTCTTTTACGAAAGCTGTTATGTACCGCACCGTAAGCAATGATTTCTCTAAAGACGAGAAATTCGACTATGATATGCTGGTATTTTTCAGCCCTTCGGGAATTTCCTCTCTGTTGAAGAACTTCCCGAATTTCAAACAAGAAGATATAAAGATCGGATGTTTCGGCCCGACAACAGCCAAAGCGGTGAAAGAGGCCGGTTTGCGCCTGGATGTGGAAGCGCCGACTCCCGAAGCTCCGTCTATGACGGCTGCCCTGGAATTGTATCTGAAAAAAGAGATGGGTAGTAACAAAAAGAATGGTAAATAG
- a CDS encoding M16 family metallopeptidase — translation MKIRQILSIGCFLWILASLRLAAQQPEIQPLPIDPKIRYGQLNNGLTYYIRHNAQPKDRADFFIAQNVGSILEDENQRGLAHFLEHMAFDGTKNFPGHGMDEFTESIGMRGGENFNAYTSFDETVYMIMNAPVTRESIVDSCLLILHDWSGFITLADTAIEKERGVIREEWRTRQDAQARIWEQQLPKMFPDNKYAYRMPIGTIDVINNFKPDELRDYYKKWYRPDLQGIIIVGDIDVDKVEAAVKRIFADIPAPVNPAKREYTEVADNDKPLVSIATDKEASNMILSIFYKHDKMPKELYATAAGLMKDYMENVVETMINERFAEMMQKADPPFVAAQASDGDFMIAKTKGAFTVAALVKEGEIDKALDALVTETERVKRYGFTASEYDRARINVLKQYESLFNDRDKQKNRSYTNEYVRHFTDGGYIPGIETEYQLISQIAPQIPIEQVNQYAQSLIGDKNIVIGLTGPDKADIKYPTEAQLLEDFIKAQQLPVKPYEETVSNEPLIPELPAPGKIREMKTDPLFGATVLTLDNGIKVVLKHTDFKKDEILMTATSPGGSTLFGAKDIDNLKVFNDVITLGGAGNFSATDLNKVLAGKKVSCSPSIGLNTENVNGYAAPADLKTLFELVYLYFTAPRMDEEAYTSFENRMIAQLKNLELNPMVAFSDTLTKAIYDNNPRAARITADDFKQISYPRIMEMYKERFADASDFVFTFVGNIDTDSIRPFVEQYLATLPVKGRAEKANPAEVPAIRKGEYTNIFKRALETPKASVVNFWSGKMEYNLENILTATMLKQILDLVYMEKVREDEGGTYGVQTSAQISSFPEGQTFLQAYFDTDPAKREKMNAIVRTELDNIVKSGPRDEDFKKSQDNILKRHTENLQENVYWLTTLDNYYFRGFNGETAYEETIKGITPAKIQAFAKKLLGQGNRIEVVMEP, via the coding sequence ATGAAGATCAGACAGATTCTATCCATCGGATGTTTCCTTTGGATACTAGCCTCCCTCCGTTTGGCAGCGCAGCAACCGGAAATACAACCCTTGCCCATAGACCCGAAAATAAGATACGGACAGCTAAATAACGGGTTGACTTATTACATCCGACACAATGCACAGCCGAAAGACCGTGCGGATTTCTTTATCGCCCAGAATGTCGGATCGATCCTGGAAGACGAGAACCAGCGCGGACTGGCCCATTTCCTTGAACACATGGCGTTCGACGGAACAAAGAACTTCCCAGGGCATGGCATGGATGAATTTACCGAAAGCATCGGGATGCGCGGAGGTGAGAACTTCAACGCTTATACAAGTTTCGACGAAACGGTCTACATGATCATGAACGCTCCGGTCACTCGCGAGAGCATTGTCGACTCCTGCCTGCTGATCCTGCACGACTGGTCGGGCTTCATCACCCTCGCAGATACGGCCATCGAAAAGGAACGGGGCGTGATCCGGGAGGAATGGCGCACGCGACAGGATGCCCAGGCGCGTATCTGGGAACAGCAACTGCCGAAAATGTTTCCGGACAACAAATATGCATACCGGATGCCGATCGGCACGATCGACGTGATCAACAACTTCAAGCCGGACGAGCTTCGCGACTATTATAAAAAATGGTATCGCCCCGACTTGCAGGGCATTATCATTGTAGGGGATATAGATGTAGACAAGGTGGAGGCGGCCGTAAAACGTATTTTTGCTGATATCCCGGCTCCGGTAAATCCGGCCAAACGGGAATATACGGAAGTGGCGGACAATGATAAACCGCTTGTTTCCATTGCTACGGACAAGGAGGCTTCCAATATGATCCTTTCCATATTCTATAAGCACGACAAGATGCCGAAAGAGCTGTATGCCACCGCCGCCGGATTGATGAAGGACTATATGGAGAATGTCGTCGAAACGATGATAAACGAACGCTTTGCCGAGATGATGCAAAAAGCGGATCCTCCCTTTGTCGCCGCCCAGGCTTCGGACGGAGATTTCATGATTGCCAAGACAAAAGGCGCTTTCACGGTTGCCGCCCTGGTAAAGGAAGGTGAGATCGACAAGGCGCTCGACGCGCTTGTGACGGAGACGGAACGGGTGAAACGGTACGGCTTCACGGCTTCCGAATATGACCGCGCCCGTATCAATGTCCTGAAACAATACGAATCGCTGTTCAACGACCGCGACAAACAAAAGAACCGCTCTTATACGAACGAATATGTCCGCCACTTTACAGACGGTGGTTACATTCCGGGCATAGAAACGGAATATCAGCTAATCAGCCAGATCGCACCGCAAATCCCGATCGAGCAGGTGAACCAATACGCCCAGAGCTTGATCGGCGACAAGAATATCGTAATCGGCTTGACCGGCCCTGACAAGGCAGACATAAAATATCCGACCGAGGCCCAATTATTGGAAGACTTTATCAAGGCGCAACAATTACCGGTCAAACCCTATGAAGAGACTGTTTCCAACGAACCGCTGATCCCCGAACTGCCCGCTCCGGGAAAGATCAGGGAGATGAAAACGGACCCGCTGTTCGGCGCGACGGTCCTGACACTCGACAACGGTATCAAGGTCGTACTGAAACATACGGACTTCAAGAAAGACGAGATCCTGATGACGGCCACCAGCCCCGGTGGCAGCACCTTGTTCGGAGCGAAAGATATCGACAACCTGAAAGTATTCAACGATGTCATTACGCTTGGCGGAGCCGGCAATTTCTCGGCAACCGATCTGAACAAGGTATTGGCAGGAAAGAAAGTCTCCTGCTCTCCTTCCATCGGCCTGAATACGGAAAACGTAAACGGTTATGCCGCTCCTGCCGACCTGAAGACATTGTTTGAGCTGGTTTATCTCTATTTCACGGCTCCGCGCATGGACGAAGAGGCTTATACATCCTTCGAGAACCGTATGATCGCACAGTTGAAAAACCTGGAACTGAACCCGATGGTGGCGTTCAGCGACACACTGACAAAGGCGATTTACGACAATAACCCGCGTGCCGCCCGCATCACGGCCGACGACTTCAAGCAGATCAGCTACCCACGCATCATGGAGATGTACAAAGAACGGTTTGCCGACGCTTCAGACTTTGTCTTTACGTTCGTCGGAAATATCGACACAGACAGTATCCGTCCTTTTGTAGAACAATATCTGGCGACACTCCCGGTCAAAGGACGTGCCGAAAAAGCCAATCCCGCCGAAGTACCGGCTATCCGCAAGGGCGAATACACGAATATCTTCAAACGCGCTCTGGAAACACCGAAAGCGTCGGTTGTCAACTTCTGGTCCGGCAAGATGGAATATAACCTTGAAAACATCCTCACCGCCACTATGTTAAAGCAGATTCTCGATCTGGTCTACATGGAAAAGGTACGCGAGGACGAAGGCGGGACATATGGAGTACAGACTTCCGCACAGATTTCTTCCTTCCCTGAAGGGCAGACATTCCTGCAAGCCTATTTCGATACGGATCCGGCCAAACGGGAAAAGATGAACGCTATCGTCCGGACAGAACTGGATAACATCGTCAAATCCGGCCCGCGCGACGAAGATTTCAAGAAGAGCCAGGACAATATCCTGAAGCGCCACACAGAGAACCTGCAGGAGAATGTTTACTGGCTGACGACTTTGGATAATTATTACTTCCGCGGGTTCAACGGCGAGACAGCATACGAAGAAACGATAAAAGGCATCACGCCAGCCAAGATTCAAGCTTTTGCCAAAAAGTTGTTAGGACAGGGCAACCGGATCGAAGTGGTAATGGAGCCGTAA
- a CDS encoding TatD family hydrolase, which produces MVYYDIHTHHLPVHPEDAAIVNSLVPTFDVETGLFRSVGIHPWYIYNVEEQLAELKRQVSFPDVVAIGETGLDKGAEAPLDCQREIFRASASLAENAGVFLIIHCVKAWDELIASKKELKPRVPWIIHGFRGNATLAGQLIRQGFYLSFGEYFNPGAVREAWPGRLFAETDDREIDIRTVYRNLSVSLNLRLEQFAGQVAENVRDILHLP; this is translated from the coding sequence ATGGTTTATTACGATATACATACTCACCATTTGCCCGTTCATCCGGAAGATGCCGCTATAGTTAACAGTTTGGTTCCTACGTTCGATGTGGAAACGGGGTTGTTCCGTTCTGTCGGCATTCATCCCTGGTATATATATAACGTGGAAGAACAGCTTGCCGAATTGAAGCGGCAGGTCTCATTTCCGGATGTAGTGGCTATTGGAGAAACGGGCTTGGATAAAGGTGCGGAAGCTCCGTTGGACTGTCAGCGGGAAATCTTTAGGGCGTCGGCCTCTCTTGCCGAAAATGCCGGCGTCTTTTTAATCATTCATTGCGTGAAAGCTTGGGACGAACTGATAGCCTCGAAAAAAGAACTAAAGCCCCGTGTACCGTGGATTATACACGGTTTTCGTGGTAATGCCACATTAGCCGGGCAACTTATCCGACAGGGTTTTTACCTCTCCTTTGGCGAGTATTTCAACCCCGGAGCCGTACGTGAAGCATGGCCCGGCCGTTTGTTTGCCGAAACGGACGATCGCGAAATCGATATCCGAACTGTCTACCGGAACCTTTCGGTTTCCTTGAATCTCCGGCTTGAACAGTTTGCCGGACAGGTTGCCGAAAACGTCCGCGACATCCTTCATCTACCTTAA
- a CDS encoding hydroxypyruvate isomerase family protein, which translates to MKNISRRTAIKTVLAGSAAMAVSGMEAAAPAKKKKVEKPEPLKGNIRHSVSKWCFGSYPLDEFCEICKNIGIESIELLDPKDWPIVQKHGLTVAMAQGAGLGIDRGFNDPKLHDELVASYEQVIPMVAEAGLTNLICFAGRRNGVTDLQGWENCEKGLKRLMPIAEKYNVVLTMELLNSVGHKDYLCDHTVWGAELCRRIGSPNFKLLYDIYHMQIMEGNVIEHIRKYHQYFSHIHTGGVPGRAEIDETQELYYPAIMKAIVETGYKGFVGQEFVPKQEDKIASLEKCIRICDV; encoded by the coding sequence ATGAAAAACATTTCGAGAAGAACCGCCATTAAGACGGTGTTGGCCGGAAGCGCAGCGATGGCTGTATCCGGTATGGAAGCAGCAGCTCCCGCAAAGAAGAAGAAAGTGGAGAAACCGGAGCCGCTGAAAGGCAATATCCGCCATTCTGTAAGTAAGTGGTGCTTCGGCAGTTATCCGTTGGATGAATTTTGTGAGATTTGTAAAAACATAGGAATCGAATCGATAGAACTGCTCGACCCGAAAGACTGGCCTATCGTGCAGAAACATGGTTTGACGGTTGCGATGGCGCAGGGTGCGGGCTTAGGTATCGACAGGGGGTTCAATGATCCCAAGTTGCATGACGAGCTGGTTGCCAGTTATGAACAAGTCATTCCGATGGTGGCCGAGGCCGGGCTGACGAACCTGATCTGTTTCGCTGGGCGCCGGAACGGTGTGACCGACTTGCAGGGGTGGGAGAACTGCGAGAAAGGCCTGAAACGTCTGATGCCGATAGCCGAAAAGTATAATGTCGTCCTCACGATGGAGCTTCTGAACAGTGTCGGTCATAAGGATTACTTGTGCGACCATACCGTTTGGGGAGCGGAACTGTGCCGCCGTATCGGTTCGCCGAACTTCAAGCTGTTGTATGATATCTACCATATGCAGATCATGGAAGGAAACGTGATCGAGCATATCCGGAAATATCACCAGTATTTCTCTCATATCCATACCGGAGGCGTTCCCGGCCGTGCGGAGATCGACGAAACGCAGGAACTCTACTATCCGGCTATCATGAAAGCGATTGTGGAAACCGGCTATAAAGGGTTTGTCGGACAGGAATTTGTCCCGAAGCAGGAAGACAAAATCGCCTCGCTTGAGAAATGTATCCGTATCTGCGATGTATAA
- a CDS encoding Gfo/Idh/MocA family oxidoreductase, which yields MKSEDISRRSFLKRAAALSAAAAIPSFWIPSKANAMPGVPFVSANEKVRIAFIGIGNRGGEIAQELYKTGLCEVVALCDVDMGAPHTQKLISMFPKVPRFQDFRQMFDKMADKIDAVTVGVPDHAHFPITIEAMAHGKHVYVEKPMARTFQEIEVMMRAEKKFGVVTQMGNQGHSEANYFQFKAWKEAGLIKDVTAITAHMNSPRRWHNWNPNITHMPMGEPVPETLDWDTWLGVRPFHEYNHDYHLGQWRCWYDFGMGALGDWGAHIIDTAHEFLDLGLPTEVNPLYLKDHNPFFFPMSSRILFRFPERKEMPAVDITWYDGLDNIPPVPENYGSSDVDPNIPTVAGGKLQLAKLNPGKEIYTKTLTFKGGSHGSTLSVIPDQVAKDMNPKLPEYQKSPSNHYANFLLACQGKEKTRSPFSIAGPLSQVFCLGVLAQRMNRKIVFDRDTKQIVNDPVMNQMLVGEMPRKGWEQYYNI from the coding sequence ATGAAATCTGAAGATATTTCACGTCGCTCGTTCCTGAAACGGGCAGCCGCCCTTTCAGCTGCGGCAGCAATTCCTTCTTTTTGGATTCCGTCTAAGGCCAATGCCATGCCGGGTGTTCCTTTTGTCAGTGCCAACGAAAAAGTGAGAATCGCTTTTATCGGTATCGGTAACCGTGGAGGCGAGATCGCACAGGAACTGTATAAAACCGGTTTGTGCGAAGTGGTTGCACTTTGTGATGTAGATATGGGTGCACCTCATACTCAGAAACTTATTTCCATGTTCCCGAAAGTTCCGCGTTTCCAGGATTTCCGCCAGATGTTCGACAAGATGGCCGACAAGATCGATGCTGTTACAGTCGGTGTACCTGATCACGCGCATTTCCCGATCACGATCGAGGCAATGGCTCATGGAAAACATGTATATGTGGAAAAACCGATGGCCCGCACCTTCCAGGAAATCGAAGTGATGATGCGTGCCGAAAAGAAATTCGGTGTCGTTACCCAGATGGGTAACCAGGGACATTCCGAAGCCAACTACTTCCAGTTCAAGGCATGGAAAGAAGCCGGTTTGATCAAAGACGTCACTGCTATAACAGCTCACATGAACTCTCCGCGCCGTTGGCATAACTGGAACCCGAACATCACGCACATGCCGATGGGTGAACCAGTTCCCGAAACATTGGATTGGGACACTTGGTTGGGTGTTCGTCCGTTCCACGAATATAATCATGACTACCATTTGGGACAGTGGCGTTGCTGGTACGATTTCGGTATGGGCGCATTGGGCGACTGGGGGGCTCACATCATCGATACCGCACACGAATTCCTGGATCTCGGTCTGCCGACGGAAGTAAACCCGTTGTATCTGAAAGATCATAACCCGTTCTTCTTCCCGATGTCTTCCCGTATCCTGTTCAGATTCCCGGAAAGAAAAGAAATGCCGGCTGTCGATATTACCTGGTATGACGGTCTGGATAATATTCCTCCTGTTCCTGAGAACTACGGTTCTTCCGATGTCGATCCGAATATCCCGACGGTTGCCGGTGGCAAACTTCAGTTGGCAAAATTGAACCCGGGTAAGGAAATCTATACGAAGACTTTGACATTCAAGGGTGGTTCTCATGGTAGCACCTTGTCTGTGATTCCTGATCAGGTAGCCAAGGATATGAATCCGAAGTTGCCGGAATATCAAAAGAGCCCGTCCAACCACTACGCAAACTTCCTATTGGCTTGCCAGGGCAAGGAAAAGACTCGTTCTCCGTTCTCTATCGCAGGTCCGTTGAGCCAGGTATTCTGTCTCGGCGTGTTGGCACAGCGCATGAACCGCAAGATCGTGTTCGACCGCGACACGAAGCAGATCGTGAACGATCCGGTTATGAACCAGATGCTGGTTGGCGAAATGCCGCGTAAAGGCTGGGAACAATACTACAATATTTAA
- the rnpA gene encoding ribonuclease P protein component, with protein MVNRRYTLSKEERLSWKRYIDLLFAKGQSFVAFPLRVVYLAVEEETLAPVSILVSVPKKKFRRAVKRNLIKRQVREAYRVRKYDLIDPLTGKNKRMLVAFLYLDKEIHPFADMEKAMTKALNVLRDKA; from the coding sequence ATGGTAAATAGAAGGTATACCCTTTCAAAAGAAGAACGTCTGTCGTGGAAACGTTACATTGACCTGTTGTTTGCAAAAGGGCAATCGTTTGTGGCGTTTCCACTGCGGGTCGTTTATTTAGCGGTGGAAGAAGAGACATTAGCTCCAGTGTCTATCTTGGTGAGTGTTCCCAAAAAAAAATTCAGGCGTGCCGTAAAACGGAATCTGATCAAACGTCAGGTTCGCGAAGCCTATCGGGTACGCAAATATGATCTGATCGATCCGCTGACGGGAAAAAACAAGCGTATGCTGGTTGCTTTCCTTTATTTGGACAAGGAAATCCATCCTTTTGCCGATATGGAAAAAGCCATGACAAAAGCATTGAACGTACTTCGCGACAAGGCATGA